One Dysidea avara chromosome 8, odDysAvar1.4, whole genome shotgun sequence genomic window, tatatgtatttatttagCGACTTTAGCCAATTACCTCCTTGGAACTTTATGTGATCCCAACTAATATCTATATACTCCTTTATGAAACCAACACAAAATGAAATTGTGCTGTAACTTGATAGAACTCATATACCAGCTATTCTGTGCAATTCTGATTAAACTAATCACACAATATTGTACACTGCACCTCGATATCAAATTATATGGTAGTGTATAAATTCTGAATTATTTTTTTGATGACTTTGACCGCTTTCTGCGTATCATATCCAGATTACTCTGAGTGCGTGCTACAGTTTTGTAGAGTTCACAAGGAAATTGTTCCACAGGACCTTCTTCAGGTTTTGCAATCATTTCACCATGTGTGTAGTCACATATAGAGTATCTAGTACATCCACAATTCTCAAGTTCAAGctacaaagaagaaaaagaatgTGAGGATACAGGACTAAGTCTTATCAACATCCTGATGGTCTCAATCAATGAGTGGCCTTATCCATCAGTGAATGTATGTTTTTATGGGAACTAGCTGGTGTTACTATTGTAAGGTTTACTGTAGGCATTACTGAATAAGGTATGTTAAGAGCCATTTCTTACATGGTCAGATATATTCTTAACAAGCTGATGGAGTTTACTTTGGATAGTTTCACACAGTATGGATGGTGAAGTGGTTGTATTATCTTCTGTGTTGCTGTCAGTTGTACAATGATCATCTAGTAGCAAAAGTTGTCCTCTTAATGTCCGCAATTGTCCTAAGACAGCACTATTCTGTTCATCTGGATTGTCTGTCAAGGTTTGTGTTAGTATATCACAGTTCTCTCCACACACCTGAAGTTTACAGAATACACAAATCATGTAccattcatgcatgcatgcagtactTCATTAAAATATCTTGTTAACTTACTACTTTGGTGCACACCATCTCCAGCAGATCTATCACATTGTCTGATTCTATGTAGAGCATTCGCAAGCTCCTCTTTAGTTCTGTGTCATTCACTGACTTGTTGCAGTAAGTAAACAAGTCAGCAGGCAATGGGTGAGGCATCGTACAGTTTTGGATAACAGGAACAGCAGCAGAAATAGTGCAGGCCACAACTGCAGCAAAACTCAGTAAAGTGCTAATCATGATGTCTCACTTCTGAAAATGTCTTTGCAACTGCACAACTGTTGTTGAATTTATTAAGTTCCTTCACTTTTATACTGTCTTTCTCCTATCAGATGTATCCTGATCTCACTTATTGCACACAATTTACCATGGCAACAAGTTAGTATGCTTTCATCGTTGTCATCAGTTATTGTATTAATATTATTCTAATGCATGTGTGTCAGTTACACTCCCAACATTATTGTTCCCAAAATTTTTGTTTAGTGTTAAAGTACATATCTACTTGTGCAACGTGGGTATATGTGTGTGCCTTCTTTTAATTCTTAAAGTTCTATCTACTATTATAATGACGTGCATGAAGGTGAGACCTACACATATATAGAAAAATTAAGATCCCAAAATAACACTTTGCTTTTATACAGCAAATGAAAGTTGGACCACATTGTTAGCAAGGATAATTTTATTGAATTGACCTGTCCATATAGCTGCTATTATGCCATAAACACTAAGGGTAGACTACGTGTTTATACCAATGATCACTGTTTATTCTATTATTAAAAATGTTGCAATCCTTGTGAACATTTCATTTGAATCTGTACTTTGTTCAAACCATTTGGTTATATATTGCATACTATATAATGTAAATCTTTCAAGGTAGTAAAGTTTTTCGGTGTGTCTACAATCTGAAAATTTCTGGGAAAACTATTGCAGCTGCACAACTATACTGAATGCTATTATAGACAATCAGTGCAAAAAATATTCACATAAAACATTAATTTGTGGTTGAATGTAAAACTGTAAGACTCAAAATCCATAAAATGTTTTGCTTCACAAAGGGTTTGGCATTGTCAATAATCATGAAGCTCTGCTTATCATGCATGCTGCATACATGTAGGAAAGATATTTTTGTTGTCATTACTTACATATTATGAGAAAGATATGTAATACTTTAACTGCAAGTTCAATAATTAACTGATATATTTTCAAACACGTGTAGTAGCAATCATGAACTGTTCTTGTGTGATAAATTGTGTAGTCCTTAGCCCCAACAGAGTATTTAAACAACACTCGTTTAACTATTTAAGTATACATAAGAATTACTAACGTTTTGTATAATCATTAGTTTGCTGAAACCAATGCAGTATGTGCATGCTACATACAGTACTTTACCTATAGGGGTAAACCACTGATACAAGGTAAATTATCCAATAGCAATGGTCATTGGAATTGTATATAATTGTTGCATCATAAAATACAATTGTAGCCTTAGATGTTACAAAATAGGATTCATATGGTAGGCTTTCAGGAGGTTAGAAATCTATAGCTATTGGTTTACTTCATACCTTTATCATGCCTGTTTTACCCAAATAATTTATGAGGAAGTTTCTTTGCTGTTATTGGTCCGGCAACAATTGTTCTTCATCGGTACGTTTTCATAATTGACACTTGTTTTGTAAACTTTTGTTGTAAGTTTGTTATATAGTCTCTATGTTATATTTCTCTAGTTTCTAAGGTTATAAGGAAGGTGCAGCATACTTTCAATTAAGTCACAAATTATGCATTGATTTGAATCTTGTCATTCACTGTCTTTGTGACTAATCAGCAACTGTTTCTTCTACCTTGCAGAAACTGGCCAAGCCAACCAGCCATAATTGATTTTCATGTGGAGAAGTCCAGAGTCCAATTGCAGTTTTGTCTCTTTTGGAAGGAACGTTCTCATTCTGCACAAGAGAGTGAAAAGCTTTACTACTAACATTTCTCAAATGAAACACTTTGGAAATGCTTATAAATGTAAATTTGTTCCTGGAACATTTGATCGTTGCTTGAAAATTTTGGTAACATTTGTATTTGTTGGTGTAATTGCCCCATTAATCCTAGTGATTCTGTGGATAGAAAATTAGATCTATTGGTAGGTGAATTGGAACATTATAAGAATGCTGTGGCTGGAATTCAAGAGATGCAGACTGTTTAGAAGGAGGGTTTTGTGTTTAAGAATGATCTGTTTGTGCCTGTTCCCAAGAAGGGTGACCTTTTAGTCCTGTGATAACTGGCATGGGATAAATATATTTGAAGTTGTTGGTAAGATTTTTGCTTGGATTATTCAGACTATTTTAAGTGATAGCTGAAGGGTTGCTCCATGACTCCCAGTGTGGTTTTCAAAGGGTACAAGCATGTGTTGATCTGATCTTTGTGAAAAGACAATGGAACATGGAGACTCCTTGTTCATTATGTGCATAGACATGAAGAAGGCTTATGATTCTGTGCCCATGAGAGATGCTCTGTGGACTGTACTTTTGAAGTGTGCATGGTGTGCCTCCAACAATGTTGAGCATCATCATGATGGAATGGAGGTTGGAGTCATGTTAGGATAAAGATTCTGTTACCGTTAGGCTCAGAGTTAGGAATGGCTCATGGCAGTGGTGCCAGCTTTCTTCATCCTGCACTTTAACATGATGTATCTGTGTGGCATGAACAGTGTGGTTTGGTTGGGGTCCTTCTGCTATATAAACATGGTAAGAAGTTGGTAGGGGATCACTATGCAAAGTCCAGACTGTTGGGAGTTCAAGTTAGTGACCCTGAATTTCCTGGTGATTTAGCTCCACATACTGTGACTTGTACTATACTTGAATCAGCTGGGAGAACGT contains:
- the LOC136263023 gene encoding uncharacterized protein, which encodes MPHPLPADLFTYCNKSVNDTELKRSLRMLYIESDNVIDLLEMVCTKVVCGENCDILTQTLTDNPDEQNSAVLGQLRTLRGQLLLLDDHCTTDSNTEDNTTTSPSILCETIQSKLHQLVKNISDHLELENCGCTRYSICDYTHGEMIAKPEEGPVEQFPCELYKTVARTQSNLDMIRRKRSKSSKK